TCATCTGCTCGTCATCACTGGCGGTAGGGCTCAAGGCCGGTGAGTTCGAGCGTGTACGCGGCGTCAGCCAGATCGCTGTCATGGCGGCGGGTGCGCATCACGCCTTCCGCAAACACCGGCTCCCACATGCCCTGCACCGCCACGCCGTCGGCGGCCTGCACATAGATGAGCTGGTTGGGCGGCGGCGGCGGCACGTGCACGCAGGCGCCTACGAAGGGCACAAGCAGGAAGCGCGAGACCTGACCGGAGGCGGAAAAATCGAACGGCAGCACGAAGCCGGCGATGCGCACGCGCTCGCCGTCCAGCTCGTCGACCACATTGAAGGTCTGCAGCTGGGGCATCTGGTCTGTGCCGAAATGATTGAAGCCGAACTCTATCGCCTGGACCTGCTGCAGCCGGGCGATGCGCTCGGCCTCGCCGGGCGGCAGGAGATCGGACCAGACCAGTTCAAGACGCTCGCCCGCCGCCGCGTCCTCAGCCTGGGCCGGGACGGTCAGGGCGGCCGCACACAGGGCCATCAACAGGGCGATCACACGCGTCATGACGACGATACATGCGCGTGTGACCGCCGGGCTTCAAGGGCCTGATGCTGTTACGGGGCGATGACGGCGGCGCTCGGGGTGAGCGTGGCGGCGCCGGCGCGATTGCCGCTGACAAAGCTCGCCTGCAGGGTTTCCAGCCGCGCAAAGGCGTCGAACAGGCCGCCGGCGTCGAGCTGGTCAGCCCGGGCGGCGGTCTCGCAGGCAAAAGTCCAGCTGATCACAAGATCGCTATCGCCGTGATAGCGGTCCGTTTCGGCATGGTCATCATGGCCGTGCCCGTGGTCATCACCGTGGTCATGATCATGGTTTTCGTGGTCATGATC
The window above is part of the Hyphomonadaceae bacterium ML37 genome. Proteins encoded here:
- a CDS encoding DUF3299 domain-containing protein, whose amino-acid sequence is MTRVIALLMALCAAALTVPAQAEDAAAGERLELVWSDLLPPGEAERIARLQQVQAIEFGFNHFGTDQMPQLQTFNVVDELDGERVRIAGFVLPFDFSASGQVSRFLLVPFVGACVHVPPPPPNQLIYVQAADGVAVQGMWEPVFAEGVMRTRRHDSDLADAAYTLELTGLEPYRQ